A genomic window from Streptomyces sp. MST-110588 includes:
- a CDS encoding BMP family ABC transporter substrate-binding protein produces MRRVSKIAAAGIATVALTASLTACGKSSTESSSGNKKKGVGLAFDVGGRDDHSFNEAAARGVEKADKELGLQSKQMTAKNGETEAEREQRLSSLARAGYNPVIGVGFKYGPSINKVAKDFPNTTFGVVDSPSQAKNVYGMQFAEHEGSYLAGVAAALKSKSHKVGFIGGVNNALIQKFQAGFEQGVADTDPKAKITSQYLYANDDKGFNDPAAAKGKAKGMLDDGIDVIYTAAGQSGNGAIEMVAGKGGNWAIGVDSDQFEQPGLAKYKASILTSVMKNVDVAVFDLVKSVTDKKPMTGNKTYTLKDNGVRLSTSGGFIADIQDKIEAAKKKIVEGKVTVKETPAKK; encoded by the coding sequence GTGCGCCGGGTATCCAAGATCGCTGCTGCGGGTATAGCCACCGTGGCTCTCACCGCTTCCCTCACCGCTTGTGGCAAGTCCTCCACGGAGTCCTCCAGCGGCAACAAGAAGAAGGGCGTCGGCCTCGCGTTCGACGTCGGCGGCCGGGACGACCACTCCTTCAACGAGGCCGCGGCCCGTGGTGTCGAAAAGGCCGACAAGGAGCTCGGCCTCCAGAGCAAGCAGATGACCGCCAAGAACGGTGAGACCGAGGCCGAGCGCGAACAGCGTCTGTCCTCCCTGGCCCGGGCGGGCTACAACCCCGTCATCGGCGTTGGTTTCAAGTACGGCCCCTCCATCAACAAGGTCGCCAAGGACTTCCCCAACACGACCTTCGGCGTGGTGGACTCCCCCTCCCAGGCCAAGAACGTCTACGGCATGCAGTTCGCCGAGCACGAGGGCTCCTACCTCGCCGGTGTCGCCGCCGCCCTGAAGAGCAAGTCCCACAAGGTCGGCTTCATCGGCGGTGTGAACAACGCCCTGATCCAGAAGTTCCAGGCCGGCTTCGAACAAGGTGTAGCGGACACCGACCCGAAGGCCAAGATCACTTCGCAGTACCTGTACGCCAACGACGACAAGGGCTTCAACGACCCGGCCGCCGCCAAGGGCAAGGCCAAGGGCATGCTCGACGACGGCATCGACGTGATCTACACCGCCGCCGGCCAGTCCGGCAACGGCGCGATCGAGATGGTCGCGGGCAAGGGCGGCAACTGGGCCATCGGCGTGGACTCCGACCAGTTCGAGCAGCCGGGCCTGGCCAAGTACAAGGCGTCCATCCTCACCTCGGTGATGAAGAACGTGGACGTGGCCGTCTTCGACCTGGTCAAGAGCGTCACGGACAAGAAGCCGATGACCGGCAACAAGACCTACACGCTCAAGGACAACGGCGTGCGCCTGTCCACCTCGGGCGGCTTCATCGCCGACATCCAGGACAAGATCGAAGCGGCCAAGAAGAAGATCGTCGAGGGCAAGGTCACGGTCAAGGAGACCCCGGCCAAGAAGTAA